The sequence CGATGACCGAGGACACGATCTTCGACATCGCCTCGCTGACAAAGCCGTTGGCGACGGCGCCCGCGGTCATGCAGCTGTTCGAGCAGGGCAGGCTGCAGTTCGACGATCCGGTGCAGAAGTATCTGCCGGACTTCAACCCCTCCAACGACCCGCTGCGCGCAGAGGTGACGCTGCGGATGCTGCTGACGCACACCTCTGGCCTGCCGGGCGACGTCGACATCAGGGATCCGTGGGGCCTCGAGCAGATCGACAGGGCAGAGGGTTTTCGGCGGGCGCTGACGACGCCGCTGGAGTCGCCGCCGGGTGCGGGCGTCAACTACTCCGACATCAACTTCATCCTGTTGGGCCTGTTGGTCGAGAGGCTGACGGGCGTCATCGAGGACGACTACGTGCAGCGCAACGTTTTCGGGCCGATCGGCTTGGCGGAGACGCGGTATCTGCCCGCGGCCAAGGCGTGCGGGCCGCACTCGATGAGGGGGGCGGCGATCGCATGGGAGCCGCCGTCGGCGGACGGCGCGTCGGTCGAATGTGCGCCGGGCGCGTGGAACATGAGCCTGCTGCCGAGGATCGCGCCGACGTCGCGCGACGAAGAGAACAGAGGCGATCCAAGCAGGAACCCGAACATCGACTACCTGCTGCGGGGCGCGGTGAACGACACGACCGCGCGGCGAATGGGCGGCGTCGCCGGGCATGCGGGGGTCTTCTCGACGGCGAACGAGGTCGGCGCGTATGCGCAGTCGCTGCTGGACCGGCTGGCGGGTCGGCCGAGCAGGTATCCGCTGAAGCAGGAGACGCTGCAGCTGATGACCAGCCCGCAGCAGCCCGGCGCCAACGCCGACCAGATCGAGGCGGCCAACGCGGCCGCGCGAGAGGCGGGCGCGAAGGCGACGGACCCGCTGCTGGCGGCGCGCTATCCGGCTATCAGGGGACAGAACCTGCGTAGCTTTGGATGGGACATCGACTCGGGCCATTCGGTGCCGCGGGGCAGGCTCTTTCCCATCGGCAGCTTTGGCCACACGGGCTTCACCGGCACCAGCGTGTGGATCGACCCGACGTCGGACACCTACGTCGTGTTGCTGACGAATTCGATCCACACCAGGGGCAGCCCACCGGCGTCGAAGCTGCGTGGTGACGTCGCGTCGGCGGCGGCTCAGGCGGTCGGTCTGTAGCGCGTCGCGGCGAGGTTTTGCGGTTTGGGCAGATGGGATGGGGTTTCTCGCTACGCTCCCGTGGACAGACCACACCGGTACCCGGGAGAGACCAGTATGAGCAGCGAACGTCAGATCGCCCGTAACAAGGCGAGAGCCGTTACCAAGCAGGAGCAGCAAGACGTGCATCTGCTTCAGAACTTCGATGGCTTCTCGAAGTTCTCGGAGGATGATCTAAGGCGCATCGTTCAAGCGTCGCATCGCACGTCGACGTCGGGTCCGTGGCCGCTGATTCGGGAGCAGACGGTGTCGGATGCGTGCTACATCCTGCTGAGCGGTGAGGCGGCGGTGTACGTCGGCAACGACAAGATCGCGACGGTCAAGTCCGGCGAGGTGATCGGCGAATCGGCGCTCAAGCGCGGCAAGCTGCGCGGTGCGACGGTGACGACGACGGGCCGCGCCGAGGTGCTGCACATCGACCGCAATGACCTCGACCGCCTGCTCGACGACGTGCCCGCGCTGCGCCAGCTCATCGACGACACGGTGGCACGGCGGACGCCCGGCGCGAACGAGGGCTGATTGACCTGACGCTCGGACGCGGCGGGGTCAGCCTCGTCGTAAACGGGTTGCACAGGTTCTGCCGCAGTGGTCGCTGTTCGTCGAGAGCGACCGACAGATCGACCTGCCCCGTCTACGAGGTCGTATCACGCCGCAGATCTGGCGCCCGAAGTTCTAGGCCACAACCTTGAACTCGTTCACTTGCGCATCCGACGCGTCCGGGAGGTTCATTCCCGCGTCCGCGCCCGTGCGCAGGTAGTTGATCACCGCGTCATTGAGCACTTCACCGGGAGTCACGGCCGGAATACCCGGTGGATACGGCGTGATGAGTTCGGCGGACACACGGCCCGCCGCGCGTTCGGCGGGCACCATTTCGGTCGGACTGAAGAAGGCGTCTCGCGGCAGCAGAACCGTCTCCAACTCGATCTCGTCCGGTGACGGCAGGTCGATC is a genomic window of Mycobacterium sp. ITM-2016-00318 containing:
- a CDS encoding serine hydrolase produces the protein MFDEASARKAIAVGAVVLVVATACAREEAAQTVQPESPRATPAPVVRPPAPPPPPTLPPVEPSPYDFGAVSTLIDDAIAANELPGAVVQIGHGGKVVFRKAYGQRKLDGEPGLNAAPAPAEPMTEDTIFDIASLTKPLATAPAVMQLFEQGRLQFDDPVQKYLPDFNPSNDPLRAEVTLRMLLTHTSGLPGDVDIRDPWGLEQIDRAEGFRRALTTPLESPPGAGVNYSDINFILLGLLVERLTGVIEDDYVQRNVFGPIGLAETRYLPAAKACGPHSMRGAAIAWEPPSADGASVECAPGAWNMSLLPRIAPTSRDEENRGDPSRNPNIDYLLRGAVNDTTARRMGGVAGHAGVFSTANEVGAYAQSLLDRLAGRPSRYPLKQETLQLMTSPQQPGANADQIEAANAAAREAGAKATDPLLAARYPAIRGQNLRSFGWDIDSGHSVPRGRLFPIGSFGHTGFTGTSVWIDPTSDTYVVLLTNSIHTRGSPPASKLRGDVASAAAQAVGL
- a CDS encoding cyclic nucleotide-binding domain-containing protein, with protein sequence MSSERQIARNKARAVTKQEQQDVHLLQNFDGFSKFSEDDLRRIVQASHRTSTSGPWPLIREQTVSDACYILLSGEAAVYVGNDKIATVKSGEVIGESALKRGKLRGATVTTTGRAEVLHIDRNDLDRLLDDVPALRQLIDDTVARRTPGANEG